The Peribacillus sp. FSL P2-0133 genome has a segment encoding these proteins:
- a CDS encoding TIGR03943 family protein has translation MQLQFQQAARALILLAFSALIFKLHFTGEITKFINPKYESLSQVASVIFLILFFIQITRTWKVKKSSYHHCDQHDHDCDHNHDHGDSSFNTKKLISYFIIVFPLLTGFLLPAKVLDASIANKKGAMLALSNQKQAPKEDKNKENSNPPEEMEESNLNGQANPSIDDNPVDPALLENQQEEISEEEYNQLIQQLEQNQNIEMNDYVYAAYYEEMSKDINKFKGRKIELKGFVYKEDGFAQNQLVISRFLITHCVADASIIGFLSEFPEASSLDKDTWIKANGVIEITTYNGKELPVIKITDWEKISEPYEPYLYPISVKIL, from the coding sequence ATGCAACTCCAATTTCAGCAAGCTGCTAGAGCTTTAATTTTACTAGCTTTTTCGGCCCTCATATTTAAGCTTCATTTCACCGGTGAAATTACAAAGTTCATTAACCCAAAATATGAAAGTTTAAGCCAAGTAGCTTCTGTAATATTTTTGATTTTGTTTTTTATTCAAATTACAAGGACATGGAAAGTAAAGAAAAGCAGCTATCATCATTGTGATCAGCACGACCATGACTGCGACCATAACCATGATCATGGAGATTCTTCTTTTAACACAAAAAAACTAATTTCGTATTTTATTATTGTGTTTCCATTACTAACTGGGTTTCTGCTTCCAGCCAAAGTACTCGATGCTTCTATTGCCAATAAGAAAGGGGCAATGCTGGCACTGTCAAACCAAAAACAAGCACCTAAAGAAGACAAAAATAAAGAAAACAGTAACCCTCCAGAAGAAATGGAAGAGAGTAACTTAAATGGTCAGGCTAATCCCTCTATAGATGACAACCCTGTAGACCCAGCTCTTCTAGAAAACCAGCAGGAAGAAATCTCAGAGGAAGAATATAATCAACTGATACAACAGTTAGAACAAAACCAAAATATTGAGATGAATGACTATGTATATGCAGCCTATTATGAAGAAATGAGTAAAGATATTAATAAGTTTAAGGGAAGAAAAATCGAATTAAAGGGCTTTGTTTATAAAGAAGATGGATTTGCTCAAAATCAGCTGGTGATTTCAAGATTTTTAATTACTCACTGTGTCGCAGACGCAAGTATTATTGGATTTCTTTCAGAGTTCCCAGAGGCTTCTTCCCTAGACAAGGATACATGGATCAAAGCAAATGGTGTAATAGAAATTACGACGTATAACGGGAAGGAGCTTCCTGTAATCAAAATTACTGATTGGGAAAAAATCAGTGAACCTTATGAGCCTTATCTCTATCCGATTAGTGTAAAAATATTATAG